A window of Eubacterium sp. 1001713B170207_170306_E7 contains these coding sequences:
- a CDS encoding phage holin: MNLKIRLKNKAFWIACIGLIVLILQYAQGFISTDFNVPLIEKILNAVVICAVAMGVIVDPTTPSISDSEQVLKKKDKRKEVKNNGDDLNTGSGSP, translated from the coding sequence ATGAACTTAAAGATTCGATTAAAGAACAAAGCCTTCTGGATTGCCTGTATCGGCCTGATCGTTTTGATCCTGCAGTACGCTCAGGGATTTATCTCAACGGATTTTAACGTGCCTTTAATCGAAAAGATTTTAAACGCAGTTGTCATCTGTGCCGTTGCAATGGGCGTGATTGTCGATCCGACAACCCCCAGCATCAGCGATTCAGAACAGGTATTAAAAAAGAAAGACAAAAGGAAGGAGGTAAAAAATAATGGAGATGACCTTAACACAGGTTCAGGAAGCCCTTAA
- a CDS encoding trimethylamine methyltransferase family protein has protein sequence MKKYEQFIAKEDVELIHENTIRILENVGVKFEHEEALEIFRRHGIRVEGDVVYMGEKDVRAALSTVPETFTLYSGRGTVAVGGGSMVKLPVGCPAFIEDHGNIRKILNQDIIDLFKLIDTSPLLDCNHVNFFTETEGFSDDVKRYSYLAMLMKYSNKPFPFAIPDTSAEKGSLREAMAGGIRLMKRFEGVEDKCLASVGINPLSPLCYDHAPIERIIGTCSENQGVWLASCVMPVLTAPPSIASILTMVNAEILAGFVFTQLLKPGTPMIYANVSGSTDLRTIQLSMGNPEAALMIYGTAALADYYHVPFRAGGAISDAKDLDFQAGMESMMMTEATVEAEPDMILHSTGCLGTYNIVSFEKMLMDEEIFAYAERIHRGIDVTDKKICFKEIEKTGPRGSFLSGRTPKMYREEFYLTQYLNKADANDWQNKGRAGLKENVGKKVRERIEAYRAPEITKEQEALLRPYLPEAYRDQI, from the coding sequence ATGAAAAAATATGAACAGTTTATTGCAAAAGAGGACGTTGAATTAATTCATGAGAATACCATTCGTATTCTTGAAAACGTCGGGGTTAAGTTCGAGCATGAGGAAGCTCTGGAAATTTTCAGGAGACACGGCATCCGGGTCGAGGGTGATGTTGTCTATATGGGTGAGAAGGATGTGCGCGCGGCTTTGTCGACGGTTCCGGAGACCTTTACGCTGTACTCTGGCAGGGGAACTGTGGCGGTCGGCGGCGGCAGCATGGTCAAGCTGCCGGTGGGCTGTCCGGCTTTTATCGAAGATCACGGCAATATCCGCAAGATACTCAATCAGGATATTATCGACCTGTTTAAGCTCATTGATACCAGTCCGCTGCTCGACTGCAACCACGTTAATTTTTTTACAGAAACGGAAGGCTTCTCCGATGATGTAAAGCGCTATTCTTACCTGGCGATGCTCATGAAATATTCCAACAAACCCTTCCCCTTTGCCATTCCGGACACCTCGGCGGAAAAGGGCAGCCTGCGGGAGGCCATGGCCGGGGGTATCCGCCTGATGAAGCGGTTTGAGGGCGTTGAGGACAAATGTCTGGCCTCGGTGGGGATCAATCCCCTTTCACCGCTCTGCTATGACCATGCCCCCATTGAGCGGATCATCGGTACCTGCAGCGAAAATCAAGGAGTCTGGCTGGCATCCTGTGTGATGCCGGTTTTAACAGCTCCGCCGTCAATCGCCTCGATTCTGACCATGGTGAATGCGGAGATTCTGGCGGGTTTTGTTTTTACCCAGCTCTTAAAGCCCGGAACACCGATGATTTACGCCAATGTGTCCGGCTCAACGGATTTGAGAACCATTCAGCTGAGCATGGGAAATCCAGAGGCCGCGCTGATGATTTACGGCACAGCGGCTCTGGCCGATTATTATCATGTGCCCTTCCGGGCCGGCGGCGCCATCAGCGACGCCAAGGACCTCGATTTCCAGGCAGGCATGGAATCCATGATGATGACAGAGGCGACCGTGGAGGCAGAGCCGGATATGATCCTTCACAGCACAGGCTGTCTGGGGACATACAATATCGTCAGCTTTGAAAAAATGCTGATGGACGAGGAAATCTTTGCCTATGCCGAACGGATTCACCGGGGCATTGACGTAACCGATAAGAAAATCTGCTTTAAAGAAATTGAGAAAACCGGGCCAAGGGGCAGTTTCCTGTCGGGCAGAACGCCGAAAATGTACCGTGAGGAATTTTATCTCACCCAGTACCTGAACAAGGCGGACGCCAACGACTGGCAGAATAAGGGCCGGGCCGGACTGAAGGAAAATGTGGGCAAAAAGGTGCGGGAGAGAATTGAGGCCTACCGGGCGCCGGAAATCACAAAAGAGCAGGAAGCGCTGCTGAGGCCGTATTTGCCGGAAGCTTACCGGGACCAGATTTAA